Genomic window (Aquimarina sp. BL5):
CTTTGGTAAGTATTTTTTTATTTAAAAATAGACAGCTTCAATTTGTATTGGGGCGTATCAATATCTTATTAAACTTTATTTTACTAGGAGTATTTGTTTATTGGTCACTAACTTTATCTGGAGAAACTTTGGTTTCGGAGAAAGGTATTGGGATGTTAATTCCTGTTATTTCTATCGTTTTATTAGTAGTAGCCAACAAGGCTATCAGAAAGGATGAGAATCTTGTAAAATCTGTTGATCGATTACGATAAA
Coding sequences:
- a CDS encoding DUF4293 domain-containing protein — encoded protein: MIQRIQSVYLFLVVVISGGISTILPYGLNQDGEALLSQNNFLVLGMFTGVAVLALVSIFLFKNRQLQFVLGRINILLNFILLGVFVYWSLTLSGETLVSEKGIGMLIPVISIVLLVVANKAIRKDENLVKSVDRLR